The genomic stretch AGTTTTCCTCATTTTGTGAAAACTCTGAATACGTGTTTTTCGAAGAATTATTTCTCACAATCTATATATTGTATGTAAATGACATATTatgtgtaaatttttaatagccACGTTACGCGCGTAATCGAATAAATGATTTGCGAATATATCGTTTTACATAatgcagaataaaaaaaatgcataattttaattaacattccaTGGATTTGCAGATATTCCGCGCTCCATGCAAAGTGATAATGCGCGCAagtaaagatttaatattaatttacctcTCCGTGCCAAATAATGCCCTGCGTGCACAGGGCTTAACACGGCATCCTCAATATGCCCTCTTAGAACGACGATGCTTTCGAGACAAATTTTGAAACTTGGCCTGGCATCCGCTGGGCTCCAGCAACGCAGCATCAACTGGTGTAATGTCGGTGGACAATTTAGAGGTTTTGGCAACCTGCCACCTGCACGCACGTAATGCAACACTTCGAGATTGTTTCTGGCGGGGTAAGGCTGCTGGCCCAACGATGTAATTTCCCACATTAGCACTCCGAATGCCCAAACGTCGCTCTGCGAAGTAAATACTCCGTCTACTAAGGATTCCGGTGCCATCCAGCGGACAGGAAGTAGTCCTTCTCCTTCCTAAAATTTTAGCAGTAAATTAACACGtttaagatatattaatttttaaaccgagcatgtattattaaaaaaaagcaatttaaacatttttttttaagagaataaatattaccttacgataataatcatttttgtAAATGTCTCTGGCTAAACCAAAATCTCCGATTTTCACGACGCGGTTCTCGCGATCTCTCGCGGACACCAGACAATTTCGACACGCGAGATCCCTGTGCACAAAATGCAACTCTTCCAGATAGCGACAGCCTCGCGCGACGTCCTCACACATGGCGAGTAAGTCCTGCAGACGTAGAGCGTGTGGGTCTGCAGGTTGCAAAGACCGACTCTCTCTCAAGTAACTCAAGAGATCACCAGCCTCCATCAATTCCAGCACGAGTAATGGAGGATCTGTATCCAAGCAGACGCCCAGCAACCTCAGCACATGTTTGTGCCGAAAATGGCTCATAAGTCTGGCTTCTTGTAAAAATTCCGTCTTTTCTTGGGCGGAAGCATCCTTTCGTAACATCTTTATAGCGACAGGCGTTATGCCTGATCCTTCTAAATCTTTAGCATTTCCTTGAAATACCTgcgaaatgtttaaaaattattttgagattTACTATATTTTGATAACGTTTAACAAGAACTGATAGTGCcggttctatttttttatgacatgacttttaaaaaataatttccctaaattataaaagttttttatcgGGATTAGCTCTCACCTTTCCGAATGCGCCACTGCCTAAAAACTTAGCTAACGTAATTTGCTCTTGTCTGATTTTAGGCAGTGCAGAGTCGTCCGGATCATTTTGCAGCGTCGAAGCGTAAAGCGCGTTAGATTGAACAAAGTTTCCGCGAGGAATCTCGCGTAGAGTCGCCAATTCGACATCGGACACTATGGGAGGTAAGACTGTCTTCTTGTCTTCTTTCCGTTGTCGATATACTGTTAAATAacgttataatatatttctctgaTATTATGCATTATAATAGAAACATAATTAaacatacattattattaacaaaattaatttttaaacgtcattttattaaaattaatttgcgattGAAAGCTTAAGCATCGCACTAAGTGTACTTACGGTAGAAAAAATAACAGAAGCACGCTGTCATTGTGAAAATAACGACTGCGATGACGCCCAGCATCAGCGGCAGATGCTGTTGTGTAGGCAATATTCCTCCGGCAGAATCCGTTAAGTCAACGATCGCGCTTGATTTACTCCAAGCGCCGAAACCGTAAGCGTTTTTGGCTTGCACACGAAACTGATATTTCTTATCCATATCCCCAGGAATTATCCAGTAACTGTCTGTTccattataatataaattccaCTTCTCGTTTTTGCTACTTTCGTCATCTTGTTTGTGCGTGTCATCGATGACCAAGCCCTCCAGTCGATATAAAGTAATTTGTGAGCCATGAGCTTGCGCGGGTTCCCAATTCAGCTGATAGACAGAATTTCGGAATCTCGTCGCCGTGGGTACCCCCGGAGCACTTGGAACGTCACCTTTGTTGCACAGAACATAGTTAaagttagatttttttttattataatatatttattcctattcaaaattttatcgcgttagttttatttctaaaataatattaaaatatgcttttaaaattataaaataaataatggcTTGCCCGTTTGCTTACCGAGCGTTTGGAATGTGAATCTTCCATCAGATGGCcagataaaatcttttttgtaTATGGGATATTTCAGCCTCAAGCGAAACTTGTACAAAGTGCGCGGCTCGAGATTTTCTATGCGATACATCACACGATCCTTGTTTACCTCAACGTGTCGCGCGATTTGCCACTCATCCATTGCAACATCTTTATACTCCAACACGTAACTAACAGTCAAATTAACGCTTGGAATCCAAGTGATAATCATGCTGTTCACGCTGACTCCAGCCATCGTTAAATTATTCGGCTCCGAGTACATGCGAATAAGCTGGCTAAGGCTTTCGTTataaaaatcgttaaaattaGCGGGATACACGCGCACGTACACTAAGTAATCCTGTCCTGGCAGCAATGGCTGCAGTGTAGTGAAAAATCTACCGTCCACCGTGCGTTCAGGCTCTTTAATCAACTGTTCACCTTTTTGCCGTACGCCGTTTTGCAAAAGAATCGATCTCCAATGCACCTCATAATGCACGACGGCGGAGTTAAGAGTTTTTGGTGGCTTCCAATAAACTGCTGCTATTGTCGGCGTTAAAGCTTGAACTGTAACGTTCTGTGGCATGCTAGGCTTGCCCGCACTAGTCTTCAGCACCACATCCGTACCGAATTCCAGTCTCATAAAAGATGCATCGGCATAGAAGTTGCTCAGTGCCAGCTTCAGCTTGTATTCCGTATATGGTTTTAAATCTTGAATCTCATAACGCTTCTCGTACGTCTGAACCTTCGTTTCCTCGCATTCACCGAGATCGTTCTTCGAGCAGTGAGACACATGGATGGTATACAGCGTAGTGGGTAAACTATATTTTTGACATCCGCGCTCAAGATTTGGCTCGGGGAGACTAACGACAATACTGTTCGCCGTTTCGCTCACTCTCTTGACACTGTAACTCATTTGGCGAGGTATCAGGCATTTCGCGGTAGGATAGGGTTGTAAAGATTTACCGAGAGCCCTGATTCGGCGTACGTAAGGCAGGTAGAAGCTTTTCACTTCCAGTTTCGATGAATTTTTCTTGTCTACTCCTAAGAAATGTTCCTTTTTTACAAAGTAAATTTGGTCCTTTGTTTCGTTGGACCaataaacgtttattttatcgacCGTGAGAAACGTAAGAGTCGCTGCTTTAAAGCTTGTTTTTAAAATGACGTTGCACGAGCAACCGTAAATATCAGCCACGTTTAAATACCCGTCTGATGATATCCAATACATCATTGGTTCTTCGATATTAGTTTTGTCAATTGTTAAAGTAGATATTAATGGAGGTCGTTGTGGACAGGTACATGTGCTACCattgtttctaaaaaaatattgcacgtTTTTGCCTTCGAGATCCGACTGCATTATTGTACCTCCCTCGTTCATTTCAATCCAATATAAcgatctgaaaaaaaaatttgattatgttaaaaatatcgtaaaaattgttatttaataattatatgtttttacATACCCTAGAGACGGTAGCATATCTAAAATCAGAATACGTCCTCCTCTCCTTAAAATATTGTCATATTTTACAGTGCCTGCGTACCACAGTGTTAAATCCAATCTCATAATGTAACTACTACTGATTTTCCACGGTTCGTCTTTGCTATATTCATGTTCCACCCAGTACAGATTTCTGGCCACCCAGTCGATGCAAAGGCTGTGCGCGGTATTATTTAAAGCAAGTATTTTCGTCGCATCAGCTCCATTCATGCCCGATGTCACTAGTTCTCGCATCTCGCTGatccaataaattttattttcagttgTTAAGTAATTAACCTCCGTCGCGATGTGTCTCGTGAGTGTGTAATTAATCTCTTTATCTAAATCGGATATTCTCACAGCATCTGCCGTAGCGACCAATAATTCCGGTACTGGGTTCTCGAACGCGGTCGATATACTAATTGGATCCGTGTAAAGACCGGCGCCGATCTTAGTATGTGCTCGTACTTTGAAGAAATAGGTCGTGTTGGGCCTTAAATTGTGCACGGTAAATTCCAGCACTGTAGCTGGGATGCCGAAGTCGTCGCAGATTGTTATTTCCCTCCGGTTCTCAATATACCAACATTGAACCGTGTATCCTTGAATTATTCCATTTGTAAATTGAGGTTGATCCCATCTGCGAAAGAAATTACATATACGTGCAAaacatgtatataaatttaatacacatatatagatataattctaaatttgTTACCTAAATATCACAAAAATATCCACATCTTTGTTTAAAGCTTTTTTGTAGAACTCTACAAATGCTCTGGGAGATGTCGGCTGGGTCGGCTCGCTTTGTGGAGATCGGAGAATTTTTCGAGAGTGATGCGCCGTTTCCCAATAAGTAAATGCCTTTACAGTGACTTCCAAAACGGAATACGGTAGAATTTGATCTGAATTGTTGTAAGGCATCGTTGTTTCGATCGTAATTTCCGGATTtgaatttgtattaatataatctgCGAATTTGACTTCGTAAAAAACCGTGCCGTAGTTGATGTTCTTCACAGGATCCCATGATATGTTAAAATTCCTCCAGGTGCCTTCGACTCTTATGCTATCGAGGTCGACTGCGTTCGGTAAAACCACCACGGTTTCCGACGTCAGATTTTTCGGGTACTGATGAAGTGCAGGATCCATAACAGCTACCATGTATAAGCCGGATAAAGTAATCCCATTGATCACAGCGGTGTTCTGACCAGAGAGATCACCGATCACTGCATTCCTGTCGTCCTGCAGCCACAGGAGATGCTCGGAAAAATAGCACAGAGGTCCTTGCATATTTGGATGTTGCAAAGCAGAGaccttaaaatttttattattcatattattatcttaattattaattattcttttttttattatgttcaattgttatttttaatttattattgacaaataattaatataaatgtcaCTAATGCAcatcaaaattaattgaactTATGAATCAACCTTTTctggaataattttttgactCATTGGAATTCTTTCAGACGTTGGTGCTCGATAAACAATGGATCCACTTTCGTAACTTCGAACAATCCAATAAACATATCTATTTTCAGTATCGAGAGTTAATCCCATCACTTGCTTgccattaaaaatttcatctAGATGATAGTATCTCCTGTCTTGACCATTCAATCGCGCGACTTCCACAGCGTGACCAGTGGACCAGTATAAGTATGCTTCAAGAGAATCGATCATGAGCTCCTTTACAATTGCTAAGATAGACATCGGCTCTTGCTGAGACCCGTTTAAATTTGCTCTTGTTATCTGTacatcaaaatattaaaatattaaaatactaaaaaaataaaaaaattttattttacaaacaaaaATGTTATAACATTCAAAATGTTTTGTCAAAatgtcaaaaattaaattatatataatatatatttacaatctgTTGTTTTGGATTTGcccaatataattttttcgagATCCAGTCCACGGCGACGCTTCCAACCGAATGTATATTCAGCCTCGTTTTTTGATGACTACTAACGTTATAACGATACAGCGCAGAATTATTTCCCACTATGTACAGTACATCTTTGTACCAACTAACATCGACGATATGGAATTCGTTCTCAGAGTCTTTTAGAGTCGCCTTATTAACAAGCGTATCTATGTTTTCACCAGTTACGTCGCTCCGCAAAATTCCTTCATTCGACGACCATAAAATAGATGCGTGTGATccatttctaaaaatttaatttaattaataattgacacaaagtaaattaatactttttaaatataaatcttacacacagagttttaataaaaaaattaaaaaaaagtaatttaatattatttaaatataaatgttaccTTAAAGTTCGGCCTCGAAACTCTGTGGACCACGGTCCTCTGCCAGCGCTTGTGTAAGCCGCGGCTTTGATTGAATATTCGGATCTTTCACGTAAATTATGAACAGTGTGAGACGATCCGGCGATACCTTTCTGATGAATGGTTTCGCCGGTCGATTCGTCCTTGATTTCAAGCTCATACGACCAGTTTTGCCAAGCGCCTTTTCCTTGGCCGCCTAATAAATGAGGAGCTTGCCAGGAAACCTTTGCCCTTTCCGCTCCAAGAACAGCTTGCACGCCTGTCGGTGGATTTACCGGTACTGGAACTGGCTGACTTGCATTCATCAATACGGTAACACTTACAAAAGAGGTATCggatctgaaataaaaatttttaatttattagattttaTCGAGCACAATTAATGtcttaatttcgtaattaaatgtaaaaatttttaattaagtcttTCTAAAGAACTTTTTACGAAATCTTATATGAAAAAAGTATTACTTGTCAGGATAAGAATTGTGGAAATATCTATTTTGACCAGCATGATAGCCTTCGGTAAGAACTTCTTCGCCGTTAGTCCAATAGAATAACCCATTTGCCATGGCCAAGGAAACGACATTGTTGAATTTTGGTTTCTGTGTATTAGGTCGAAGATTAACAACTTCTCGACCATCCAACGATACAGATATCACTGTATTTTGAGTATGATGAGGAACAAGCAATCGAAAGTTTGTATGATCTACTGTAAAGGCACCCAAATTAGCATCTTCGAGAATTAAATATGGTtgaacctaaaaaaaaaagagagaaaaatatatttattctttgtttcaaaattaaaataaaaattaattaaaatcaagagGCACGGCAGTGCCTCGCGCCGAGTATAAGCGCGGCGTACTATCGAGCCTCTCTTACGCGAGACGCCGCATCTATTACACTGcattacgattttatttttacaaagcaTCGGTAGGAAataattgtgaaaataatCAGTACCTCGTGTTTAACACCGTTGCTGATATCAGCCAGATCCAATCTGAACAGTCCTGCTTTAGTGACCCAGAAGAGATATCCGTTGTAAGGATCAACTTCTATATGCGAGGGTCGCGTTAAAAACCCAGCCATGGCCACTGTCAAACTCTTGCCGTCCAGGTTGCATCTGGCAATCTGCCACACCGTTGTTGCGTGCTTTACTTCTCCAAGAACGTAGAGGTGAAGATTTAGCCAGTCGACGGAAAGGCTCAAGGGCTTGAAGTTCACTCCGCCGGGGCTTAAAATGGCTTTTGGTGCGGTACGCTCGACGGTTGAAGTCCGGTATACGTAACCCATCGAAGTGGAAACGAATAATTGAGCGGACGCTACGTGTATAGCTACTCCGCGTATCATACTGTCAGTCGCGTAAACGACACTAGGCTCGTCCAACATGTCGGCACCTTGCTTCATTACTACGTGTTCACCACCGAGGATGAGAATTGGTTGCTGAGTGTCCTTgactgaaattaattttgttggtCACGTCTGAGCATAAAGTTTCATATGCACGTAATTTACAAAGGACCGAAAATCGACAGCTTGCGTCTTATATCCTCGAGATAGacgaagtaaaaatataagtttgaAAAACACGTAAGTAACTGCATCTTATCGTTTAAGGTTAGAAAGCGATGTTTATattccgtctttttttttttggtaaaaaaaaatttaaaaaaaaattaaaaaaaattattatgtacgATAAGctctttttgttaaaaatatattcactTTCTCGTAACGTACCGATAGGTTCTGGGGTCGTGGAAATGTAGATAGTTGCGGGCGGACCTTCGCCGACACCATTTCTCATAGTCACGCTGACAGAGTAATTCTGATTAGGCTCGAGGTTTTGGAACATGTAGTGATCTGTATTCTCGGAGACTGGAATATCCTGCCAATAAAATACAACGTGTACTGTACACCGGTCGTGAAGATGCTATCGAATCCCTTGCAAGGAAAGAGAATGCACGGGAAAGTAAAAGAACGCCATGCCAGAAACTTTCGCAGATGATCTGGTTCGTGCAAGTTGTTGGACTAATGTTAGAGGGTAGCACAATTAATGAGGATGCGATAAGTAATTATCATTAAAGCGGCAGATAATTGGagttaatgtaaaaaaaatttgatatcattGCGCTCATATTCACATAGAAATTAACTTTGTGATATGCATCAATTTTTCTGACtgaataattactttattttgcGGAATAAATTACATCTGCGCggcaataatatattttttaaatataatcaaaGAGACTTTATCGTTGAATATGCGCGCACTGAATAGCACTTGTGGCTTGAAACATGCATTTTCCGCAAAGGCATTAGTATGCAACACAAAAAGCGAATAGAAGTCAAAATTCATTGGCACCGATTGAgttaattttgtaacaataaaagttaaatattaattgaattaaattaattaaattttaaatgttgcAGCGACAAGCTCATTTACGTTTGAGCTAACGATTCAAGATTGAGATACGTTAAGAACGTGGCCAACGAATTCTCTTCAAGTGGGATAACGGGGGATCTATCTTGCAGAACCAGTTGCACATTACTTTTCTGTAAACAACAGTTAGGCAATACACCAAAGCGTGACGACGCCGACGCGCCTTGCGAGCGCGCGAAAAATGTCGGCCGACGTGGATAgttgaaagaaaagaggaagtGCATATGTGCACGAAAATAGACGCGAGGCATCCGTACGAATGCCAAACGTAGTTACGCTAGTAAGATTAATGTCAGTCTTTAAACTATTTACAGCTCTGGCGTGGCGTGTACCTTAAGCTGGGAGTGTTCGTCCCCTTGCAGACGCAGGACATAAGACAAAAGTGGCCCGTTCGGGAACGGGCCCGGTTCCCAAGACACAGATACGCGGTAACTGTCTACCGCCGCCGCTCTTACAATTACCGGTGCTGATGTCGGTAGACCGGCCGCGTACGTTAATATTACCACGCTTGGCGCCGAGACGATTGGTTCCGGATTGTGCTGCGACGATTTCAGGAGTAGCGCTACGCGAAACTGCAAACGCCAGCGTTCTTTCATGAGCACTCATTATCCGTAAGGAGAAACAGTTCAATTTGTGAGCATTCCACCTAAAGTCTACATCGAGCGTAGATTAACATGAGCTGGCGGAATCTCTTCAAGATAATGAACACTGTGCGTTacggtaatattaataatttacttaagTGCTAcaatgcagaaaaaaaaaaacttactccGTTCATGACTTTTTTCTCAGTTACTACGCTTCTAGTTTACAATTTGatctaattatttcttttacgatttttttcttaattgttaCATACCCTGTACTTAGTATATGGTTGCAGGTTTTCGACGAGTATCTGATCACCCTCGCCCCATGATTGATTGCGACAATATTGCCATGTCTCAGCTAGTTCCTCGTATCTCCATTGTACCAAGTAGGAGATGCCTCCAGCACGTTTGTCTATGTCTACACCTTTCCATTCGAGGCTGAGCGACGTCGCTGTCAACGAGTCCGCGACCAACGCTGGCGCCGGTGGAGTGCCGATTTCCgctgtttgttaaaaaaaaaaataaaaaaaaaaaaaagagatgtataatataaaaaaaaaattcacacaacgagagaagaaaaattaattttctgtaagtttaaatttaattttttaagataattatgaATACAAAGCAACGATGCAATGGCATTATAAGAAACAATGTACGATCATGTTGTCACGCAGAGCAATCTTAAAATAGCACCGTCATATCATTTTAACCCTCTAATTTGAAAGGTAAAGCGTTAAATACGTCTGCGAATGGTCGACACAGAGAGAGAACGAACGTTCAAAGAGTACAATGAGATCCTTGATGGCTTGAAAGCGACGTTCATGGAAAAGTGGAAGACGAAAGTGAAGGACGATGGACAGCTAGACGACTTCGAGCGTTACCGAACTGTCGGCAC from Cardiocondyla obscurior isolate alpha-2009 linkage group LG12, Cobs3.1, whole genome shotgun sequence encodes the following:
- the Sev gene encoding proto-oncogene tyrosine-protein kinase ROS isoform X5, with product MLGTRLCLLLKVLALAGVAIAILPEDLEDRTVPASLQEECASKCPDLDLTQNRTDDLSSEVGCGVRCKIDQCTKGCEAWEQALDTSCQAVCNGTQELLPPKELYCVLGCHDALNRYFQQLKAEIGTPPAPALVADSLTATSLSLEWKGVDIDKRAGGISYLVQWRYEELAETWQYCRNQSWGEGDQILVENLQPYTKYRDIPVSENTDHYMFQNLEPNQNYSVSVTMRNGVGEGPPATIYISTTPEPIVKDTQQPILILGGEHVVMKQGADMLDEPSVVYATDSMIRGVAIHVASAQLFVSTSMGYVYRTSTVERTAPKAILSPGGVNFKPLSLSVDWLNLHLYVLGEVKHATTVWQIARCNLDGKSLTVAMAGFLTRPSHIEVDPYNGYLFWVTKAGLFRLDLADISNGVKHEVQPYLILEDANLGAFTVDHTNFRLLVPHHTQNTVISVSLDGREVVNLRPNTQKPKFNNVVSLAMANGLFYWTNGEEVLTEGYHAGQNRYFHNSYPDKSDTSFVSVTVLMNASQPVPVPVNPPTGVQAVLGAERAKVSWQAPHLLGGQGKGAWQNWSYELEIKDESTGETIHQKGIAGSSHTVHNLRERSEYSIKAAAYTSAGRGPWSTEFRGRTLRNGSHASILWSSNEGILRSDVTGENIDTLVNKATLKDSENEFHIVDVSWYKDVLYIVGNNSALYRYNVSSHQKTRLNIHSVGSVAVDWISKKLYWANPKQQIITRANLNGSQQEPMSILAIVKELMIDSLEAYLYWSTGHAVEVARLNGQDRRYYHLDEIFNGKQVMGLTLDTENRYVYWIVRSYESGSIVYRAPTSERIPMSQKIIPEKVSALQHPNMQGPLCYFSEHLLWLQDDRNAVIGDLSGQNTAVINGITLSGLYMVAVMDPALHQYPKNLTSETVVVLPNAVDLDSIRVEGTWRNFNISWDPVKNINYGTVFYEVKFADYINTNSNPEITIETTMPYNNSDQILPYSVLEVTVKAFTYWETAHHSRKILRSPQSEPTQPTSPRAFVEFYKKALNKDVDIFVIFRWDQPQFTNGIIQGYTVQCWYIENRREITICDDFGIPATVLEFTVHNLRPNTTYFFKVRAHTKIGAGLYTDPISISTAFENPVPELLVATADAVRISDLDKEINYTLTRHIATEVNYLTTENKIYWISEMRELVTSGMNGADATKILALNNTAHSLCIDWVARNLYWVEHEYSKDEPWKISSSYIMRLDLTLWYAGTVKYDNILRRGGRILILDMLPSLGSLYWIEMNEGGTIMQSDLEGKNVQYFFRNNGSTCTCPQRPPLISTLTIDKTNIEEPMMYWISSDGYLNVADIYGCSCNVILKTSFKAATLTFLTVDKINVYWSNETKDQIYFVKKEHFLGVDKKNSSKLEVKSFYLPYVRRIRALGKSLQPYPTAKCLIPRQMSYSVKRVSETANSIVVSLPEPNLERGCQKYSLPTTLYTIHVSHCSKNDLGECEETKVQTYEKRYEIQDLKPYTEYKLKLALSNFYADASFMRLEFGTDVVLKTSAGKPSMPQNVTVQALTPTIAAVYWKPPKTLNSAVVHYEVHWRSILLQNGVRQKGEQLIKEPERTVDGRFFTTLQPLLPGQDYLVYVRVYPANFNDFYNESLSQLIRMYSEPNNLTMAGVSVNSMIITWIPSVNLTVSYVLEYKDVAMDEWQIARHVEVNKDRVMYRIENLEPRTLYKFRLRLKYPIYKKDFIWPSDGRFTFQTLGDVPSAPGVPTATRFRNSVYQLNWEPAQAHGSQITLYRLEGLVIDDTHKQDDESSKNEKWNLYYNGTDSYWIIPGDMDKKYQFRVQAKNAYGFGAWSKSSAIVDLTDSAGGILPTQQHLPLMLGVIAVVIFTMTACFCYFFYLYRQRKEDKKTVLPPIVSDVELATLREIPRGNFVQSNALYASTLQNDPDDSALPKIRQEQITLAKFLGSGAFGKVFQGNAKDLEGSGITPVAIKMLRKDASAQEKTEFLQEARLMSHFRHKHVLRLLGVCLDTDPPLLVLELMEAGDLLSYLRESRSLQPADPHALRLQDLLAMCEDVARGCRYLEELHFVHRDLACRNCLVSARDRENRVVKIGDFGLARDIYKNDYYRKEGEGLLPVRWMAPESLVDGVFTSQSDVWAFGVLMWEITSLGQQPYPARNNLEVLHYVRAGGRLPKPLNCPPTLHQLMLRCWSPADARPSFKICLESIVVLRGHIEDAVLSPVHAGHYLARRGVSNMAYFADENQNHNNSGNSWKSSSSEGSRDMQPFLQNSSNAMVGPQSGETPKYLELLADNEDIVLRENPANGYEVPRSIHISDQNLTNISRTSCANNDRKSSLPTETMEDRKECSTEERKQFDRKLYKRSSIASLNLPDRKGTSISGMPEKCNTLDSTKSINSITKTTLLPKRESFSSLNGQRKYKTSLSERRDSEASIENRSCSSHSLAPSTRPSSSLISSQTVLPCLKSNSTVSNGPNGEVPSSENAVTKSTLPKVQRTHSNLQNGKANIPLVINSALLNLLRQTPVEDGSNIVTYTNINADAVRVNGS
- the Sev gene encoding proto-oncogene tyrosine-protein kinase ROS isoform X2 produces the protein MLGTRLCLLLKVLALAGVAIAILPEDLEDRTVPASLQEECASKCPDLDLTQNRTDDLSSEVGCGVRCKIDQCTKGCEAWEQALDTSCQAVCNGTQELLPPKELYCVLGCHDALNRYFQQLKAEIGTPPAPALVADSLTATSLSLEWKGVDIDKRAGGISYLVQWRYEELAETWQYCRNQSWGEGDQILVENLQPYTKYRFRVALLLKSSQHNPEPIVSAPSVVILTYAAGLPTSAPVIVRAAAVDSYRVSVSWEPGPFPNGPLLSYVLRLQGDEHSQLKDIPVSENTDHYMFQNLEPNQNYSVSVTMRNGVGEGPPATIYISTTPEPIVKDTQQPILILGGEHVVMKQGADMLDEPSVVYATDSMIRGVAIHVASAQLFVSTSMGYVYRTSTVERTAPKAILSPGGVNFKPLSLSVDWLNLHLYVLGEVKHATTVWQIARCNLDGKSLTVAMAGFLTRPSHIEVDPYNGYLFWVTKAGLFRLDLADISNGVKHEVQPYLILEDANLGAFTVDHTNFRLLVPHHTQNTVISVSLDGREVVNLRPNTQKPKFNNVVSLAMANGLFYWTNGEEVLTEGYHAGQNRYFHNSYPDKSDTSFVSVTVLMNASQPVPVPVNPPTGVQAVLGAERAKVSWQAPHLLGGQGKGAWQNWSYELEIKDESTGETIHQKGIAGSSHTVHNLRERSEYSIKAAAYTSAGRGPWSTEFRGRTLRNGSHASILWSSNEGILRSDVTGENIDTLVNKATLKDSENEFHIVDVSWYKDVLYIVGNNSALYRYNVSSHQKTRLNIHSVGSVAVDWISKKLYWANPKQQIITRANLNGSQQEPMSILAIVKELMIDSLEAYLYWSTGHAVEVARLNGQDRRYYHLDEIFNGKQVMGLTLDTENRYVYWIVRSYESGSIVYRAPTSERIPMSQKIIPEKVSALQHPNMQGPLCYFSEHLLWLQDDRNAVIGDLSGQNTAVINGITLSGLYMVAVMDPALHQYPKNLTSETVVVLPNAVDLDSIRVEGTWRNFNISWDPVKNINYGTVFYEVKFADYINTNSNPEITIETTMPYNNSDQILPYSVLEVTVKAFTYWETAHHSRKILRSPQSEPTQPTSPRAFVEFYKKALNKDVDIFVIFRWDQPQFTNGIIQGYTVQCWYIENRREITICDDFGIPATVLEFTVHNLRPNTTYFFKVRAHTKIGAGLYTDPISISTAFENPVPELLVATADAVRISDLDKEINYTLTRHIATEVNYLTTENKIYWISEMRELVTSGMNGADATKILALNNTAHSLCIDWVARNLYWVEHEYSKDEPWKISSSYIMRLDLTLWYAGTVKYDNILRRGGRILILDMLPSLGSLYWIEMNEGGTIMQSDLEGKNVQYFFRNNGSTCTCPQRPPLISTLTIDKTNIEEPMMYWISSDGYLNVADIYGCSCNVILKTSFKAATLTFLTVDKINVYWSNETKDQIYFVKKEHFLGVDKKNSSKLEVKSFYLPYVRRIRALGKSLQPYPTAKCLIPRQMSYSVKRVSETANSIVVSLPEPNLERGCQKYSLPTTLYTIHVSHCSKNDLGECEETKVQTYEKRYEIQDLKPYTEYKLKLALSNFYADASFMRLEFGTDVVLKTSAGKPSMPQNVTVQALTPTIAAVYWKPPKTLNSAVVHYEVHWRSILLQNGVRQKGEQLIKEPERTVDGRFFTTLQPLLPGQDYLVYVRVYPANFNDFYNESLSQLIRMYSEPNNLTMAGVSVNSMIITWIPSVNLTVSYVLEYKDVAMDEWQIARHVEVNKDRVMYRIENLEPRTLYKFRLRLKYPIYKKDFIWPSDGRFTFQTLGDVPSAPGVPTATRFRNSVYQLNWEPAQAHGSQITLYRLEGLVIDDTHKQDDESSKNEKWNLYYNGTDSYWIIPGDMDKKYQFRVQAKNAYGFGAWSKSSAIVDLTDSAGGILPTQQHLPLMLGVIAVVIFTMTACFCYFFYLYRQRKEDKKTVLPPIVSDVELATLREIPRGNFVQSNALYASTLQNDPDDSALPKIRQEQITLAKFLGSGAFGKVFQGNAKDLEGSGITPVAIKMLRKDASAQEKTEFLQEARLMSHFRHKHVLRLLGVCLDTDPPLLVLELMEAGDLLSYLRESRSLQPADPHALRLQDLLAMCEDVARGCRYLEELHFVHRDLACRNCLVSARDRENRVVKIGDFGLARDIYKNDYYRKEGEGLLPVRWMAPESLVDGVFTSQSDVWAFGVLMWEITSLGQQPYPARNNLEVLHYVRAGGRLPKPLNCPPTLHQLMLRCWSPADARPSFKICLESIVVLRGHIEDAVLSPVHAGHYLARRGNSWKSSSSEGSRDMQPFLQNSSNAMVGPQSGETPKYLELLADNEDIVLRENPANGYEVPRSIHISDQNLTNISRTSCANNDRKSSLPTETMEDRKECSTEERKQFDRKLYKRSSIASLNLPDRKGTSISGMPEKCNTLDSTKSINSITKTTLLPKRESFSSLNGQRKYKTSLSERRDSEASIENRSCSSHSLAPSTRPSSSLISSQTVLPCLKSNSTVSNGPNGEVPSSENAVTKSTLPKVQRTHSNLQNGKANIPLVINSALLNLLRQTPVEDGSNIVTYTNINADAVRVNGS